The following are encoded together in the Glycine soja cultivar W05 chromosome 5, ASM419377v2, whole genome shotgun sequence genome:
- the LOC114413630 gene encoding glucan endo-1,3-beta-glucosidase 3-like produces MAVLLLFFMLPLSISASGDAFIGVNIGSDISDMPGPTEIVALLKAQSIQHVRLYDADQALLLALANTGIRVTVSVPNDQLLGIGQSNATAANWVTRNVIAHVPATNITAICVGSEVLTTLPNAAPILVSAINFIHSALVAANLDRQIKVSSPHSSSIILDSFPPSQAFFNRTWNPVMVPMFKFLQSTGSCLMLNVYPYYDYQQSNGVIPLDYALFRPLPPNKEAVDSNTLLHYTNVFDAVVDAAYFAMSDLNFTNIPIMVTESGWPSKGDSSEPDATVDNANTYNSNLIRHVLNNTGTPKHPGIAVSTFIYELYNEDLRSGPVSEKNWGLFYANGEPVYTLHLTGAGILFANDTTNQTFCVTKSNADPKMLQAALDWACGPGKVDCSPLLQGQPCYEPDNVVAHSTYAFNAYYQKMDKSPGSCDFKGVATVTTTDPSHGSCIFPGSHGRKGTRTNGTSLAPSNSTSSGCLSQYHYNGGFFTSSLILVLLLCAVV; encoded by the exons ATGGCTGTGCTGCTGCTTTTCTTCATGTTGCCACTTTCTATTTCTGCATCCGGGG ATGCTTTTATTGGTGTCAACATTGGTTCAGATATATCTGACATGCCCGGTCCAACAGAGATTGTTGCTCTTCTGAAGGCTCAAAGTATCCAACATGTCAGACTCTATGATGCTGACCAAGCCTTACTTCTTGCACTTGCCAACACAGGAATTCGTGTAACTGTTTCTGTTCCCAATGACCAGCTACTTGGCATTGGTCAGTCCAATGCCACTGCAGCAAACTGGGTTACTCGAAATGTCATAGCTCATGTCCCTGCTACCAACATCACTGCCATATGTGTTGGATCTGAGGTCCTAACTACCCTCCCAAATGCAGCCCCTATTCTAGTCTCTGCCATAAATTTCATTCACTCTGCTCTTGTTGCTGCTAATCTAGACCGGCAAATTAAAGTCTCTAGCCCGCACTCTTCTTCTATCATCCTTGACTCTTTCCCACCttcccaagcatttttcaaccgTACATGGAATCCAGTCATGGTTcccatgtttaaatttttgcaaTCAACAGGTTCATGTCTTATGCTCAATGTGTATCCATATTATGATTACCAGCAGTCCAATGGTGTAATCCCACTGGATTATGCTTTATTCCGCCCCCTACCTCCAAATAAGGAAGCTGTTGATTCCAACACTCTGCTGCATTATACTAATGTTTTTGATGCAGTTGTGGATGCTGCTTATTTTGCAATGTCAGATTTGAACTTTACCAATATTCCTATTATGGTGACTGAGTCAGGATGGCCCTCCAAAGGTGACTCATCTGAACCTGATGCAACTGTTGATAATGCTAACACTTACAACAGTAACTTGATCAGACATGTCCTTAACAATACGGGGACTCCTAAACATCCTGGAATTGCAGTTAGTACATTTATTTATGAGCTTTATAATGAAGACTTAAGATCAGGTCCAGTCTCAGAAAAGAACTGGGGGCTATTTTATGCTAATGGAGAACCAGTGTATACCTTACACTTGACTGGTGCTGGTATTTTATTTGCAAATGATACAACAAACCAAACCTTTTGTGTCACAAAGAGTAATGCTGACCCTAAGATGTTACAGGCAGCACTTGATTGGGCTTGTGGACCAGGGAAGGTGGATTGCTCCCCTTTGCTGCAAGGTCAACCATGTTATGAACCTGATAATGTAGTTGCACATTCTACATATGCTTTCAATGCATATTATCAGAAGATGGATAAATCACCTGGGAGTTGCGATTTCAAAGGAGTTGCCACTGTCACTACCACAGACCCAA GTCATGGTTCTTGTATATTTCCTGGAAG TCATGGTAGAAAGGGAACCAGAACAAATGGCACATCACTGGCCCCATCTAATTCCACAAGTTCGGGCTGCTTGTCACAATACCACTACAATGGTGGATTTTTCACAAGCTCGTTGATTCTAGTTCTACTTTTGTGTGCAGTTGTGTAA
- the LOC114413631 gene encoding F-box protein SKIP28-like yields the protein MEESSKAVEVEQEASEAKAPHEALFLVLSYLPVYEVVVMSQVCTSLRDAVNNDILLWLNVIVQRPLSWRLNDEILIKITSKANGRLKTLALINCMHVTDHGLQRVVQQNPLINKLHIPACTGITPEGVLGAVKTLCQRSNCLKTLSINGIYNIQKEHLDMLIMNLGKNQPLEEQQKQQQPVYYHERCSFSVFKQEESWRLIDLEICPRCFEVRMVYDCPKEHCTRREWPLAPCRGCNFCIPRCENCGGCIESGEVEEGACEDIFCLECWLQLPKCSFCNKPYCKQHTNWWCTSSDSSLICKVCDENSHGYTYTDVL from the exons ATGGAAGAGTCCTCCAAGGCGGTTGAGGTTGAGCAGGAAGCAAGTGAAGCAAAGGCTCCTCACGAGGCTTTGTTTCTTGTCTTGTCATATCTTCCTGTGTACGAGGTTGTGGTCATGTCTCAAGTCTGCACATCACTAAGGGATGCAGTGAACAATGACATATTACTATGGTTGAATGTTATTGTTCAAAGGCCCCTCAGTTGGCGACTCAACGATGAGATTCTAATCAAAATCACCTCAAAGGCCAATGGTAGGCTCAAAACTCTCGCTCTCATCAACTGCATGCACGTTACCGACCACGGCCTCCAAAGGGTCGTTCAACAAAATCCTCTCATTAACAAG TTGCATATACCAGCATGCACTGGCATAACCCCTGAAGGAGTTCTAGGAGCCGTGAAAACACTATGCCAAAGAAGCAATTGCTTAAAGACCTTAAGTATAAACGGCATCTACAACATACAGAAGGAGCATCTTGACATGCTTATCATGAACCTTGGAAAGAATCAACCACTAGAGGAGCAGCAAAAGCAGCAGCAGCCTGTCTACTATCATGAACGATGTAGCTTTTCAGTATTCAAGCAGGAAGAAAGCTGGCGGCTTATTGATTTGGAGATATGTCCCAGGTGCTTTGAGGTGAGGATGGTTTATGATTGCCCCAAAGAGCACTGCACGAGAAGGGAATGGCCCCTAGCTCCATGTAGGGGTTGCAATTTTTGTATTCCAAGGTGCGAAAACTGTGGTGGATGCATTGAATCCGGAGAAGTGGAAGAGGGAGCTTGTGAAGATATCTTCTGCCTTGAATGTTGGTTACAGCTTCCCAAGTGCAGTTTCTGCAACAAACCATATTGTAAGCAACACACAAACTGGTGGTGCACTTCTTCAGACTCTTCATTGATCTGTAAAGTTTGTGATGAAAATTCTCACGGATATACGTATACTGATGTTCTATAA
- the LOC114413633 gene encoding dynein light chain LC6, flagellar outer arm-like, whose translation MEGAEEELERRSKFLKSLIQKKKTIEQQEQHDHLQHNNVRVRACDMPLPLQSRAFRCARDLLDSMPPKKLDSKRLALTLKKEFDSSYGPAWHCIVGTSFGSYVTHSLGGFVYFSIDKVYVLLFKTAVEPLDHS comes from the exons ATGGAGGGTGCAGAGGAGGAGCTAGAAAGAAGAAGCAAGTTTCTCAAAAGCTTGATACAGAAGAAGAAAACCATAGAGCAACAAGAGCAGCATGATCACCTACAACACAACAACGTTCGTGTCAGAGCTTGTGACATGCCTCTCCCTCTTCAGAGCCGTGCCTTTCGTTGTGCACGTGATCTCCTGGATTCTATGCCACCAAAGAAGCTTGATAGTAAACGCCTGGCCCTCACACTTAAGAAG GAATTTGATTCTTCTTATGGTCCAGCTTGGCACTGCATTGTGGGTACTAGTTTTGGCTCCTATGTTACTCATTCCCTTGGTGGTTTCGTGTATTTTTCCATTGACAAGGTTTATGTCCTTCTCTTCAAGACAGCTGTTGAACCATTAGACCATTCATAG